The following nucleotide sequence is from Bacteroidota bacterium.
ATATAAGAGATACCATCCAGCTTCTTCTCGTTAATCATGTCGGCGATTTTCTTGATCATCTCCGCCTTATTAACCTGGTAGGGTATTTCGGTAACTACAATGCGCTCACGCCCTGTTTCGGTGAATTCAATTTCTGTTTTTGCACGAAGCACAATTCTTCCACGCCCTGTTTCGAAAGCATCGCGAATGCCTTTATGGCCAAAAATGGTGCCTCCGGTTGGAAAATCTGGTGCTACGATGTATTTCTCCATCAACTCATCGATGGTAATATCCTTGTTGTCGATATATGCCCGAATGGCCTGGCAAACCTCTCTGAGGTTGTGCGGGGCTATATTGGTAGCCATACCCACGGCAATACCCGATGAACCATTCACAAGAAGGTTTGGTATGCGTGTAGGTAGTACAGTGGGCTCTTCGAGGGTATCGTCGAAGTTAAGCTGAAAATCGACTGTTTGCTTTTCTAAGTCGGCAAGGGTTTCTTCTGCAATTTTCCGGAGCCGTGCTTCGGTGTAACGCATTGCAGCCGGACTATCGCCGTCCATCGATCCGAAGTTACCTTGTCCGTCTACCAAAGGATAGCGCAGCGACCACTCCTGGGCCATGCGCACCATTGTATCGTATACCGACGAATCACCATGAGGATGATATTTACCTAATACCTCACCTACTATTCTGGCAGACTTTTTATAGGGTCTGTTCGATAAAACTCCCAACTCAGACATGCCAAACAAAACCCGCCTGTGAACCGGTTTGAAACCATCTCTCACATCGGGCAAGGCACGCGAAACAATCACCGACATCGAATAATCGATGTAGGCCGATTTCATTTCCTCCTCTATATTTATCTTAATTATGTTTTCACCTTCTGCCATTTCGAAGTTTGCGTTTTATTTGTTGAAAATATTTTGTAATTTTAAGAATGTGCGTTTGTTTAAAATGCTATTTTCATTTGCCGTTAGAATTACCAAAAGAATTAGCAATAACTTAAAATTCAAACAGCCTACGAAAGTAGCCAATCTTGTCAATTTTAAGGTATTAAAATGGTAGTAATTATCAACAAAATATGTTTATAAAGCGTTACTATTATCGCTATCTTTGTAAGGATTGGAAGCGAGCAAAATAGCTAAAACTGAAGATATTTTTTAAAATGGATGCAAAATTTTCACAGCGCATTAAAGATGTGCTCTCCTACAGCAAAGAAGAAGCGATAAGGCTTGGAAATACTGAAATCGGGCCTGAGCACCTTTTTCTCGGAATATTAAGGGAAGGTGAAGGCATTGCCATCGATATACTGATTTCTCTGGGTGCGAATTTATACGACCTGAGGCGTGATATCGAAAACAGCTTAACCCCTTCGGGTCCTATAAAGGTAACTCAAACCGAAAATATACCCTTGTTAAGGGCTTCTGAGCGTATCTTAAAACTTGTGTACCTCGAAGCCAAATCGCTGAATAAAAGCACCATAGATACTGGTCATTTGCTATTGGCTATACTAAAAGACGACAAGGGAAATGTAAGTCAGGTATTGGCCAACCACAAAGTAGATTATTACAGGGTGCGCACCGAGCTTGAAAAGGAAAACAAACAGGAGCCTGCCAAACCACAGGAAACCAAATCGGAATACTCCAGCGACGAAGACGAAGGCCCTGGCAGCACTTTTGGCCCCGGTAAAGGAAACATGGGTGCAAGTCCCGAACAAACCGGTAAATCGAGTTCTGATACCCCAGTGCTCGACAACTTTGGTATCGACCTTACCAAAGCAGCCGAAGAAGACCGCCTTGACCCCATTGTAGGCCGCGAAAAGGAAATTGAGCGCATTGCTCAGATTCTTAGCCGTCGCAAAAAAAACAATCCTATTCTTATTGGCGAACCTGGTGTAGGTAAATCGGCCATAGCCGAAGGTCTTGCCTTGCGCATTATCAAACGTAAGGTTTCGCGTGTTTTGTTTGGAAAAAGGGTTGTTACCCTCGATTTAGCATCTATTGTTGCCGGTACCAAATACCGTGGGCAGTTCGAAGAACGCATGAAAGCCATTTTGAACGAGCTTCAAAAAACCAACGATGTCATTCTGTTTATCGACGAAATACATACCATTGTAGGTGCCGGAGGTGCAACAGGTTCGCTCGATGCTGCCAACATGTTAAAACCAGCCCTGGCACGCGGAGAAATCCAGTGTATCGGTGCTACCACACTCGATGAGTACCGTCAGCACATTGAGAAAGATGGTGCCCTGGAACGCCGTTTCCAGAAAGTGATGATTGAACCCACCAGTGAAGCTGAGACTTTTGAAATACTCAATAATATTAAAGAGCGATACGAAGATCACCACAATGTGTTTTATACAGAAGAGGCTATTCATGCCTGTGTGCGCCTTACTAACCGGTACATTACAGACCGTCACCTTCCTGACAAGGCTATCGATGCCATGGACGAAGCCGGATCAAGGGTGCATATCTCCAACATAGTGGTGC
It contains:
- a CDS encoding ATP-dependent Clp protease ATP-binding subunit, which encodes MDAKFSQRIKDVLSYSKEEAIRLGNTEIGPEHLFLGILREGEGIAIDILISLGANLYDLRRDIENSLTPSGPIKVTQTENIPLLRASERILKLVYLEAKSLNKSTIDTGHLLLAILKDDKGNVSQVLANHKVDYYRVRTELEKENKQEPAKPQETKSEYSSDEDEGPGSTFGPGKGNMGASPEQTGKSSSDTPVLDNFGIDLTKAAEEDRLDPIVGREKEIERIAQILSRRKKNNPILIGEPGVGKSAIAEGLALRIIKRKVSRVLFGKRVVTLDLASIVAGTKYRGQFEERMKAILNELQKTNDVILFIDEIHTIVGAGGATGSLDAANMLKPALARGEIQCIGATTLDEYRQHIEKDGALERRFQKVMIEPTSEAETFEILNNIKERYEDHHNVFYTEEAIHACVRLTNRYITDRHLPDKAIDAMDEAGSRVHISNIVVPDSILELEKKVEETKKEKIKAVKNQNFEKAASFRDKEKEFIELLEAEKLRWEKELARNREVVDEEKVAEVVAMMTGVPVQRVAQAEGARLLKMNTELKGSVIGQDEAIEKIVKSIQRNRAGLKDPNKPIGSFIFLGPTGVGKTQLAKVLAQYLFESIDNLIRVDMSEYMEKFSVSRLVGAPPGYIGYEEGGQLTEKVRRKPYSVVLLDEIEKAHPDVFHLMLQVLDEGQLTDSLGRRIDFRNTIIIMTSNIGTRQLKDFGQGVGFTTQSKNAQTNDYAKSVIHNALKKAFAPEFLNRLDDVVLFNALSKEDIFKIIDIELKGLYKRIIMLGYEIVLTDEAKEFIAEKGYDVQFGARPLKRAIQKYLEDPMAEVIIKADIKEGDKLEVGFDKEKEEIIINVVHQEKKLTEGNLEPKALEKPKEEKKKDPEVKEG